AACAACGTACATGGCCAATGCTGCAGAGATGGAGAGCTACAAGGAAGCAGAGATTGAGGAGTATATCTATATTGCGACATTGGATAACAGGACTTCAGAGGTTTGTCAGGAACATGATAAGCAGCGCTATAAGGTAAAGGATGCTGTTCCCGGGAAGAATATGCCGCCGCTTCACCCGTGGTGCCGGTCAACGACCAGGGCTTATTTTTCGGATATAGATCTGCAGAGTATTGGACGCCGGGCTAGGAATCCGGAGACTGGTAAAACTTATCTCGTACCTGGCGACATGGATTATGGTCAGTGGTATGAGAAGCATGTTGTCAACCAATACGGAAAAGATCAAGCCGACGTGATGAAAAATAAAATTCTCAATAAGGTCAGCGATCAGAAACTTTATGTAAAATATAAAGCAATTTATGGGCAAGAAATCCCACAATCCTTTGAAAAGTTCCTGGAATTGAAGTACAATAAAGTAAAAGAGTGGAATGATCTAAAAGACCGCAAGCAAGAGAGATTGAATTCTCTGGATTACAATCCATCATTAAAAGGGTTATTTGGTGATTTGGAGACCAGGCTCTGGTACATCTCTCACGATAAGAATATAGTAAACCTTCTTGACTCGGATAAGGATATCAAAGATAGAGCTATGGAAGCTCATTCCCTTAGAAATAAATATCGCTCTGAAGCAAGATTGATGATGCAAAATAGAAAAAAGGCTGAAGAATTGGACATTATCAAGCCAAATCTGACTTTCGAAGAATTAGTCCAGGACAAAATAGATAAAAAAGGACTAACAAAAGATCAGGCATATTATGATATAATTAATACAGCTGGAAAAACCAACAAAGAAGTCAATTCTAAATTTAACATCGAGGGGTGAAATAGATGTTTTCCTACAATGTTTGTAACCAGACAGATAAAGAACTTTTTGATAAATGTCTTGATAAACTGAAGAATATTGAGGGAATGGAGATTGAAGAGGGCATCTTGGAGGACGTAGATGGAAGCCTGGTAGCAAAGTTCAGGTATAAAGATAAACAGGTGCTTCTGCAAAACGATGAAGATGTTGGTGCCCTGTATATCAAGTCTGAGACTGATTTGGAAAAAGTGTTATTTAATTAAGCGCTTACCCAGTAAAAGGTAGGTGCTTTCTTTATGCCCAAAGGGAGGGTAAAAAAGGTTTGAATATACCGGAGAAAGTGAGAATTGGTGGTACAAATTATGAAATCAGGGAAGAAGACCGGTTAAATGATGGATCCCGTTTGGCTTACGGCCATATTGACTTTGATCGGGCCC
The window above is part of the Dehalobacter sp. genome. Proteins encoded here:
- a CDS encoding minor capsid protein; this translates as MKARTNSYWEKRATERMAGYEKGSEQTISIVSKAYDKAVKDIENEIDKIFSKFAKDGKLTPDDAKALLNRRESAKVLDAIRGNIKGIKDPDIKRKLLNRLNAPAYKARLTRLQVLKEQVYIQSKIIADAEIQASSLGYIDTINEAYYRNLFDIQKGLGLGFNVAAMPARTIETILKNPWSGEHFSSRVWKNTDVLAEKITEVVTAGFQSGAGIRKMTLELENMSNLGKMAAARLVRTETTYMANAAEMESYKEAEIEEYIYIATLDNRTSEVCQEHDKQRYKVKDAVPGKNMPPLHPWCRSTTRAYFSDIDLQSIGRRARNPETGKTYLVPGDMDYGQWYEKHVVNQYGKDQADVMKNKILNKVSDQKLYVKYKAIYGQEIPQSFEKFLELKYNKVKEWNDLKDRKQERLNSLDYNPSLKGLFGDLETRLWYISHDKNIVNLLDSDKDIKDRAMEAHSLRNKYRSEARLMMQNRKKAEELDIIKPNLTFEELVQDKIDKKGLTKDQAYYDIINTAGKTNKEVNSKFNIEG